The DNA region GCGGCTCCGTGCCACAGACCGGAGATGAGGAACACCAGCCACAGGTTGAAATACATGCGCCGCGGGCTAACCTTGTTGCCTCCCAGCGGGATATAGAGGTAGTCGCGCATCCACCGGCCGAGCGTTATGTGCCAGCGCCTCCAGAATTCCGAAATGCTGCGCGAGATGTAGGGGTTGTTGAAGTTTTCCGGAAAATCGAAACCGATCATGCGTCCCAGCCCGATGGCCATATCCGAGTAACCGGCAAAGTCGTAATAAATCTGGAATGCATAGGCCAGGATACCGGCCCAGAGCGTGAGGGTGTCGAGCTGGGCTACCTCAGCTCCGAAAACACTGTCGGCATAGGCTCCAAGAGGATTGGCAATGAGCACCTTACGGGCCAGACCAATGGTAAAACGGAAAAAACCAGTGATGCGATTGTCGGCCGTTTCGTTCCACCGCCGGTCGCGAAGCTGGTCGGCCACTTCGTTAAACCGCACAATTGGTCCGGCAATAAGTTGCGGAAACATCAGGATGTACAATGCCAGGTCGGCAACGCTTTTGAGTGGCGGATGCATGCCCCTGTACACATCAATGGTGTAGGTCATCTTCTGGAAAGTGAAAAAAGAGATGCCAATGGGCAACGCCACTTTCGTCCATTGCACCGGACCACTGCCAAAAGCCGACAACAGGGCATCCACATTCTCGATGAAGAAGTTGGCATACTTGAAGTAGGCCAGCAAACCAACATTCATCACAATGCTGACTGCTGCAAACATCCTTTTGCGCCGCCTTGTGTCGGAAGCATGCATTGCTTTGACCAGATAAAAATCGGCGATGATGCTCAGGATGACAATGAAGATAAAATCGGGCGCACCCCAGGCATAGAAAAACAGGCTGGCAGTGAGGGCCACATAATTTCGAAAACGGTGCGGCGAAAGATAGTAAAGCAACAAAAAGGCAGGGAGAAAATAAAGAATAAACAGGCTGCTGCTGAATACCATGTGTGCCGCATTAAGATGTGAACGGGCAAAATTATGGTTTTGCGCCCATTGCACACGCAAAAAAATGTAAGGCAATTGCGGTACAGTAGCCCGGA from Bacteroidota bacterium includes:
- a CDS encoding MBOAT family protein; translation: MVFSSSLFILYFLPAFLLLYYLSPHRFRNYVALTASLFFYAWGAPDFIFIVILSIIADFYLVKAMHASDTRRRKRMFAAVSIVMNVGLLAYFKYANFFIENVDALLSAFGSGPVQWTKVALPIGISFFTFQKMTYTIDVYRGMHPPLKSVADLALYILMFPQLIAGPIVRFNEVADQLRDRRWNETADNRITGFFRFTIGLARKVLIANPLGAYADSVFGAEVAQLDTLTLWAGILAYAFQIYYDFAGYSDMAIGLGRMIGFDFPENFNNPYISRSISEFWRRWHITLGRWMRDYLYIPLGGNKVSPRRMYFNLWLVFLISGLWHGAAWNFVLWGAFHGFFLILDRLFLLRFYERLGQLPSLVITFFITLIGWVLFRAESMAQISAYLHGMFGFGGSNHLPVSREVWMTMIFAGIFAFLAYLPGIEKWQQTVYAKAHKLSTLVFMALASVVLLIISLGAITSSGFNPFIYFRF